Within Candidatus Sulfotelmatobacter sp., the genomic segment CGGCCGTTCGCACGACCCCCACCACGAGCAACCGCTGGCACGGCCTCACCTCCGAGGACCTGGTCGTTCTCTACCGCACGATGATGACGTCGCGCGGCACCGACGACGAGGAGATCCGGCTGAAGAAGCTCGACAAGATCTTCTTCCAGATCTCGGGAGCGGGGCACGAGGCGGTGCTGGTCGCCGCGGCCCGCGCCATGAAGCCCGGCTACGACTGGTTCTACCCCTATTACCGCGACCGCGCGCTGTGCCTCCAGCTCGGCATGACTCCGCGCGAGATGCTGCTGTCGGCGGTGGCCTCGGCCGAGGATCCGAACTCGGGCGGCCGCCAGATGCCGAGCCACTGGGGGCACCGTCCGCTCCACATCGTGTCCCAGTCGAGCCCGACCGGCACTCAATTCCTGCAGGCGGTCGGCGCCGCCGAGGCGCTGGTCAAGTACAAGGATCTCGAGCCCGAGTACCCGGAGCTCCGCGGAAGCGCGCACGGCGACGAAGTGGTGTACGTCAGCACCGGCGACGGCGCGACCAGCGAGGGCGAATTCTGGGAGGCGCTCAATTCCGCGTGCAACCTGAAGCTGCCGGTGCTGTTCCTGATCGAGGACAACGGCTACGCGATTTCGGTGCCGGTCGACGTGCAGACCGCGGGCGGCAACGTGGCGACGCTGGTCAAGGACTTCCCGAATCTGTTCTGGGTCGGCGAGATCAACGGCAACGACCCGATCGAGTCCTACGGGATGCTGAAGGAGGCAGTCGCCTGGTGCCGCGCGCGCAAGGGACCGGCGCTGGTGCGCGCGCTGGTGACGAGGCCCTACTCGCACTCGATGTCGGACGATGAGACCAAGTACAAATCGAAGGGCGAGCGCGAGGCCGAAGCCGAGCGGGATTGCCTGCGCGCCTACTCGAGATTCCTGCTCGATGAAGGCGTGCTCGACGCCGCGGCGCTCGAGCGCCTGAACCAGGAAATCGCCGCCGAGCTGCGGCGCACCTCCGACGAGGTGGTGTCGGCGCAACAGCCGCCGGTCTCGAGCGCGGGGCTCTACGTGTTCTCGCCCAACGTCGATCCGACCTCCGAACGTTTCGAATCCACGCCGCATCCGCCCGACGCCAGCTCGAGCGAAACCCTGCTCCAGAACATCAACTACTGCCTGCGCGATGAGATGAAGCGCAATCCGCGCATCGTCGTGTTCGGCGAGGACG encodes:
- a CDS encoding dehydrogenase E1 component subunit alpha/beta; amino-acid sequence: MTAVRTTPTTSNRWHGLTSEDLVVLYRTMMTSRGTDDEEIRLKKLDKIFFQISGAGHEAVLVAAARAMKPGYDWFYPYYRDRALCLQLGMTPREMLLSAVASAEDPNSGGRQMPSHWGHRPLHIVSQSSPTGTQFLQAVGAAEALVKYKDLEPEYPELRGSAHGDEVVYVSTGDGATSEGEFWEALNSACNLKLPVLFLIEDNGYAISVPVDVQTAGGNVATLVKDFPNLFWVGEINGNDPIESYGMLKEAVAWCRARKGPALVRALVTRPYSHSMSDDETKYKSKGEREAEAERDCLRAYSRFLLDEGVLDAAALERLNQEIAAELRRTSDEVVSAQQPPVSSAGLYVFSPNVDPTSERFESTPHPPDASSSETLLQNINYCLRDEMKRNPRIVVFGEDVADASHEDVLGETKGKGGVFGVTWGLQKAYGGKRVYNSPLAEANIVGRAIGLATLGFRPVVEIQFFDYIWPAMMQIRDELSMMRYRSGNSWSCPMVIRVPIGGYIRGGPYHSQSGESIFAHCPGLRIAFPSTAVDAAGLLRTSIRCDDPVLFLEHKHLYRQTYNKGEYPGKDFMIPFGRASLRRDGDHVVVVTWGALVQRALLAAQQAEKDGISAAVLDLRTIMPYDWEAIATHVKRTNRIVVAHEDQLTCGFGAEIAARVAGELFEHLDAPVCRVGAADAPVAYCPALEEAILPQASDILKAIR